A window from Mogibacterium neglectum encodes these proteins:
- the fba gene encoding class II fructose-1,6-bisphosphate aldolase, giving the protein MALVTTTEMFKKAYDGCYAIGAFNVNNMEIVQGITEACKEENSPVILQVSKGARSYASHTYLMKLVEAAVMDCPDIPIALHLDHGPDFETCKSCIDGGFTSVMIDASSKPFEENIEITKQVVDYAHKYGVVVEAELGTLAGIEDDVVVSAEDSSYTRPEDVEEFVRRTGCDSLAIAIGTSHGAFKFKPGTKPQLRFDVLHECEKKLPGFPIVLHGASSVPQEYVHMINAYGGAMKDAIGVPEDQLREAARSAVCKINIDSDLRLAMTGSVRKHLVECPADFDPRQYLKPARANIKELVRHKIVNVLGCSGKAL; this is encoded by the coding sequence ATGGCACTTGTAACAACAACAGAGATGTTTAAGAAAGCATACGATGGATGCTATGCCATCGGAGCTTTTAATGTTAATAATATGGAAATCGTTCAGGGAATCACAGAGGCTTGCAAGGAAGAGAATTCTCCGGTGATACTTCAGGTGTCAAAGGGTGCTCGCTCTTATGCTAGTCACACTTATCTCATGAAACTCGTCGAGGCGGCGGTTATGGATTGCCCGGATATTCCAATTGCGCTTCACCTAGATCACGGTCCGGACTTCGAGACCTGCAAATCCTGCATAGATGGTGGATTTACTTCAGTAATGATAGATGCCTCGTCAAAACCATTTGAAGAGAACATTGAAATTACTAAGCAGGTTGTAGATTATGCGCATAAGTATGGCGTAGTAGTTGAAGCTGAACTCGGCACACTGGCAGGCATTGAAGATGATGTGGTTGTTTCAGCGGAGGATTCTTCATATACACGTCCTGAAGATGTCGAGGAGTTCGTTCGTAGGACTGGCTGCGATTCGCTTGCAATTGCTATTGGAACGAGCCATGGTGCATTTAAGTTTAAGCCAGGTACTAAGCCGCAGCTGAGATTTGATGTGCTTCACGAGTGTGAGAAGAAGCTACCTGGGTTTCCAATTGTGCTTCATGGAGCATCGTCTGTTCCACAGGAGTACGTACACATGATTAACGCTTATGGTGGAGCGATGAAGGATGCGATAGGTGTTCCAGAGGATCAGTTGAGGGAAGCTGCTAGATCGGCAGTATGCAAGATTAATATTGATTCAGATCTCAGACTTGCTATGACGGGCTCCGTCAGAAAGCATCTGGTTGAGTGCCCTGCAGATTTTGACCCTAGGCAGTATCTGAAACCAGCAAGAGCTAATATCAAGGAACTTGTAAGGCACAAGATTGTAAATGTTCTTGGCTGTTCAGGAAAAGCGCTATAA
- the larC gene encoding nickel pincer cofactor biosynthesis protein LarC: protein MKTLYFDCATGISGNMTIGALLEICNGEQYLRDELAKLRVPGYELNVVKRDSHGIDGTYVEVLEANTGLPVDAIYEDSHNRNCGATLEPDHGYAHSYNHEHEFDSDHNYGGHNHEHEHVHEHSFEHHSYNHHNHKHGHAHDHNHNHVHRTYGDIRQIIDSSGITEAAKALSKSMFHKVAVAEAAVHGKPIDEVHFHEVGALDSIVDIVSVAILMDYIKPDRVMASVVSDGYGTIKCAHGMLSVPVPATAAIYKNEQVRFKQIEVPTELVTPTGAAIISTFAETYGLMPEMNLSKIGIGVGSREIGGPNTLRVILGDEVSTGGGIQKGDILVINSNIDDSSGEELGYVLEKLMDAGALDVSYAPIFMKKNRPAYRLEVICKAESREKLCEIIFAETTTIGVRYYPVQREELARMKTLVETELGLIEAKKVVTADGQSYTYPEYESLRSIASDLGISMKSVRATFEKGLRD from the coding sequence ATGAAAACACTTTATTTTGATTGTGCGACTGGTATCAGTGGCAATATGACTATTGGGGCACTGCTCGAGATCTGTAATGGTGAGCAATATCTGAGAGATGAGCTCGCTAAGCTTAGAGTTCCAGGATATGAGTTAAATGTAGTTAAGAGGGACTCGCATGGAATAGATGGAACATATGTTGAGGTGCTAGAGGCTAATACAGGATTACCAGTGGATGCAATTTATGAAGATAGCCATAATAGAAACTGCGGTGCCACTCTGGAGCCTGATCACGGATATGCTCATAGTTATAATCATGAGCATGAATTTGATTCCGACCATAACTATGGAGGGCATAATCACGAACACGAACATGTTCACGAACACTCTTTTGAACATCATAGCTACAATCACCATAATCATAAACATGGGCATGCCCATGACCACAACCATAATCATGTTCATAGGACCTATGGTGATATAAGGCAAATAATAGATAGCAGTGGGATTACAGAAGCCGCAAAGGCGCTTTCAAAATCCATGTTTCATAAAGTTGCGGTTGCGGAAGCGGCAGTTCACGGCAAACCGATAGACGAGGTGCATTTCCACGAGGTTGGAGCGCTTGATTCGATAGTTGATATAGTCAGTGTAGCAATATTGATGGATTACATTAAGCCTGACAGAGTTATGGCGAGTGTTGTTTCGGATGGATACGGTACGATAAAGTGTGCACATGGGATGTTAAGCGTTCCAGTGCCAGCAACAGCTGCGATTTATAAAAATGAACAGGTAAGATTTAAACAAATAGAAGTTCCGACGGAGCTCGTAACACCTACGGGGGCCGCTATTATATCCACTTTTGCAGAGACGTACGGTCTGATGCCAGAGATGAATCTGAGTAAAATTGGGATTGGAGTAGGTAGTCGCGAAATCGGTGGACCTAACACGCTTAGAGTTATTCTCGGAGACGAGGTGTCAACGGGTGGAGGAATTCAGAAAGGAGACATTCTAGTTATAAATTCTAATATCGATGATTCTAGCGGAGAGGAGCTAGGATATGTGCTCGAGAAGCTGATGGATGCAGGCGCTCTTGATGTTTCGTATGCCCCAATCTTTATGAAGAAGAATAGACCTGCGTATAGGCTTGAAGTTATATGTAAGGCAGAGAGTAGAGAGAAACTCTGCGAAATCATATTTGCCGAAACGACGACAATCGGTGTTAGATACTATCCCGTACAGCGTGAGGAGCTCGCGAGGATGAAAACTCTGGTGGAAACGGAGCTGGGGCTGATTGAAGCGAAGAAGGTTGTGACGGCGGATGGGCAGTCGTATACGTATCCAGAATATGAGAGCCTGAGGTCTATAGCTTCAGATCTGGGGATATCGATGAAATCGGTAAGAGCTACTTTTGAGAAGGGATTAAGAGATTGA
- a CDS encoding HAD family hydrolase, with product MYKAAIFDMDGTILDTITDLKDSTNHALKVNGHRCDYNVRDAARFFGSGVKVAMSRALATEAGYSDEEVDLIGVETSYAGDEAELAAVINSFEEWYPDHCDENTKPFEGIIEAIENLREQGVRTAVVSNKMHEAAVILADRYFAGGFEYVQGVDDKIRRKPNPDATLKILERMGLGQDEAVYIGDTEVDIETAHNAGLKCISVDWGFRNRRFLEHVGANPICSDMDSLVKAIID from the coding sequence ATGTATAAAGCTGCAATTTTTGACATGGATGGGACAATCCTTGATACCATAACGGATCTAAAGGATAGCACTAATCATGCACTTAAAGTAAATGGACATAGATGCGATTATAACGTTAGAGATGCTGCAAGATTTTTTGGTAGCGGGGTTAAGGTTGCTATGTCTAGGGCGCTAGCGACTGAGGCTGGATACAGTGATGAAGAGGTTGATCTCATAGGTGTAGAGACATCCTACGCAGGCGATGAAGCTGAGCTTGCTGCAGTAATAAATTCCTTTGAGGAATGGTATCCAGATCATTGCGATGAGAATACTAAGCCTTTTGAGGGCATAATTGAAGCAATTGAGAATCTGAGGGAGCAAGGTGTAAGGACAGCAGTAGTGTCCAACAAGATGCATGAAGCTGCGGTGATTCTTGCTGATAGATATTTTGCTGGGGGTTTCGAATACGTTCAGGGCGTAGATGATAAGATTAGAAGGAAACCTAACCCAGACGCAACACTGAAGATACTTGAACGCATGGGTCTTGGACAAGACGAGGCCGTATATATAGGTGATACTGAGGTGGATATCGAAACTGCACATAATGCAGGTCTAAAGTGCATAAGTGTCGATTGGGGCTTTAGGAACAGAAGGTTTTTAGAGCACGTCGGGGCAAATCCGATTTGTTCCGATATGGATTCACTAGTCAAAGCTATTATAGACTAG
- a CDS encoding zinc ribbon domain-containing protein, with protein sequence MVATKLKCTRECIFVENKKASRASSFNFACNYIIIGDEKGLPIDGARINANEQLYSVLFYEKRHFISLVVKKPTPYAISLVFRNRADYDDVLALLEMTANKIRFSRQDFKVASYASRITDKLRDGVELAIMDAIDKSNVAVCPECGMEVPPGAEYCMECGAEL encoded by the coding sequence GTGGTAGCGACTAAGCTGAAATGCACCAGAGAGTGCATTTTTGTCGAAAATAAAAAGGCATCGAGAGCGAGCTCATTTAATTTTGCTTGCAACTACATAATCATTGGAGATGAAAAGGGGCTTCCTATAGATGGAGCACGAATCAATGCCAACGAACAACTTTATTCAGTACTATTTTATGAGAAACGCCATTTTATATCTCTCGTTGTAAAGAAACCAACGCCATACGCTATATCTCTAGTGTTCCGAAATAGGGCAGATTACGATGATGTGCTCGCACTACTAGAGATGACTGCGAATAAAATTAGGTTTAGCCGCCAGGATTTTAAGGTAGCAAGCTATGCTAGCAGGATTACAGATAAGCTGAGGGATGGTGTTGAACTTGCAATCATGGATGCTATAGATAAATCGAATGTTGCTGTCTGTCCAGAGTGCGGTATGGAGGTGCCACCAGGAGCTGAGTACTGCATGGAGTGTGGAGCTGAGCTATAA
- a CDS encoding serine O-acetyltransferase, producing MDKDIMIMESCQTNEIRSAEEIDKDMSELAEQLLEDYKHDRDIDAVRMFELPEQKAIKEIIRELMMVLLPGYYREKSYRTYSVDKKILVILEDVMFMMTKQIEKALLHRPEFEDTCIAVRQDEAKKIAKSFFRQIPKIRDFLNTDIIATYEGDPAANSKDEIVLAYPGLYATAIYRLAHELHELDVPLIPRIMTEYAHRKTGVDIHPGATIGKYFCMDHATGVVIGSTSVIGEHVKVYQGVTIGALSTKAGQKLHGTKRHPTIEDNVTLYSGASVLGGNTVIGEGAVIGGNAFVTKSVDSHTTVTIKTLEMVYDKQSHKTGQEKERKQDEWFYVI from the coding sequence GTGGATAAGGATATAATGATTATGGAGTCTTGTCAGACTAATGAAATTAGAAGTGCCGAGGAAATCGATAAGGACATGAGTGAATTAGCTGAGCAACTCCTAGAGGATTACAAACATGACCGTGACATCGACGCTGTTAGAATGTTTGAACTGCCTGAACAAAAGGCTATTAAGGAGATAATTCGCGAGCTTATGATGGTTCTTCTTCCAGGATATTATCGTGAGAAGTCTTATCGCACGTACAGCGTAGATAAGAAAATCCTGGTAATCCTAGAAGATGTGATGTTTATGATGACTAAGCAGATTGAAAAGGCATTACTTCATAGACCGGAGTTTGAAGACACATGCATCGCTGTCAGGCAGGATGAAGCTAAGAAAATCGCAAAGTCTTTTTTTAGGCAGATACCCAAGATCAGGGATTTTCTTAATACTGATATAATTGCTACATACGAAGGAGATCCTGCGGCAAATAGCAAGGATGAAATCGTTCTCGCATATCCGGGGCTTTACGCCACAGCGATTTATAGGCTCGCTCATGAACTACATGAGCTTGATGTTCCACTGATTCCAAGGATTATGACCGAGTATGCACACAGAAAAACCGGTGTGGATATTCATCCAGGAGCAACGATTGGTAAATACTTTTGTATGGATCATGCGACTGGAGTAGTAATAGGATCAACCTCTGTAATCGGTGAACATGTTAAGGTGTATCAAGGGGTTACCATAGGTGCACTTTCCACAAAGGCGGGTCAGAAGCTTCACGGAACGAAGAGACATCCGACAATTGAGGATAATGTTACGCTATATTCAGGAGCATCCGTACTAGGTGGAAACACTGTGATTGGTGAAGGTGCTGTTATCGGAGGAAATGCATTCGTAACAAAGTCTGTAGATTCTCACACTACCGTAACAATTAAGACACTTGAAATGGTTTACGACAAGCAGTCACACAAGACAGGGCAGGAGAAAGAGCGTAAGCAGGACGAATGGTTTTACGTGATTTAA
- a CDS encoding translation factor GTPase family protein has protein sequence MSKKLTLGILAHVDAGKTTLSEAMLYSAGTIRKLGRVDNGDSFFDNYEIEKNRGITVFSKQAGLNWKDSQITILDTPGHDDFSAEMERVLNVIDYALLVVSGLDGPQSHTETVWRLLRARKIPTFVFVNKMDLAIADRHEQISRIKGRLGEGFVDFSVDKNDEEFIDGITFYSPDLAECFLENLNLPEEGVRKAIQECQIFPCLFGSALHQDGVDRLLDAMSSYTYGFDERREDASLDDKMGALVYKVARDQRDERISFVRVMMGTLHLKDSVAVRTENGELLHEKVNQIRIYSGQKYTMVDSALAGDICAITGVGSSRAGRGIGALAEDETRNGIIEPYLSYRIIPEECVEQNKFVADMRILEEEDPKLHVAVDLGFRGANIRLMGEVQQEILEAQIMSRFGYRVHFETGNIIYKETVTEAVEGIGHFEPLKHYAEVHLIIRPGERGSGIATDSIIPEDVLSRNWQNLILSHLDERMFRGVLIGAPITDIRITLAAGKAHEKHTEGGDFRQATYRAVRNGLLHAKCHILEPWFSFEIKLPSANIGMAMTDIRNASGAFDEPIIDGDMSTLIGKAPAVALIDYQRKLASYTGGRGYISCMLIGYDFCHNESEVIEESEYEQDKDELETGDSIFCYHGAGRTVKWDEVQDFMHLPFALEKETDSNKREDSARAETMAAGRKLASDAELLAIFEKTYGKISKGNAVKRKAKPKGSDYHAMEMQKRSLHRLERVGSPDTHFIIDGYNLINADKHMKELSKADIGAARDHLINILANYRGYLGCKMTIVFDAYRVPYSFGRKYKVSDTEVVYTKENETADAYIAELTKEIGKRESITVVSSDALVQEMSLGHGALRISSREFLIDIETALQEIREFLDENR, from the coding sequence ATGAGCAAGAAGCTGACACTAGGGATATTGGCACATGTTGATGCAGGCAAGACTACGCTTAGTGAAGCTATGCTGTACTCCGCTGGAACAATAAGGAAACTAGGACGAGTCGACAATGGCGACTCGTTCTTCGACAATTATGAGATTGAGAAAAATCGCGGAATTACCGTTTTTTCGAAACAGGCTGGACTAAACTGGAAGGACAGTCAAATCACCATACTAGACACGCCAGGACATGATGACTTTTCAGCTGAGATGGAGAGAGTTCTAAATGTAATCGATTATGCACTACTAGTTGTAAGCGGTCTAGATGGACCTCAAAGCCATACAGAGACAGTTTGGAGACTTCTCAGAGCGCGGAAAATTCCGACGTTTGTATTCGTAAACAAGATGGACCTTGCTATTGCTGATAGACATGAGCAGATTAGCCGCATAAAAGGCAGGCTCGGTGAGGGATTCGTCGATTTTAGTGTGGATAAGAATGATGAGGAATTTATCGATGGCATAACATTTTATTCTCCAGATCTTGCCGAGTGTTTTTTGGAAAATCTAAATTTGCCCGAAGAAGGTGTTCGGAAGGCAATCCAAGAGTGCCAGATATTTCCGTGCCTATTCGGTTCAGCACTTCATCAAGATGGAGTAGATCGATTGCTCGATGCCATGTCCTCATACACCTACGGCTTTGATGAACGTAGAGAAGACGCTTCACTAGATGATAAAATGGGGGCTCTAGTCTATAAGGTAGCCCGAGATCAGAGAGATGAACGAATCTCTTTTGTACGCGTGATGATGGGTACTCTTCACCTAAAGGATAGCGTCGCGGTGAGAACCGAAAACGGTGAGCTTCTACATGAAAAGGTCAATCAGATAAGGATTTACTCCGGTCAGAAGTACACGATGGTTGATTCAGCCTTGGCTGGTGATATATGCGCAATTACTGGTGTGGGCTCATCAAGAGCAGGACGAGGAATCGGTGCATTGGCGGAGGATGAGACCAGAAACGGTATAATTGAGCCGTACCTGTCTTATAGAATCATTCCTGAAGAATGCGTTGAGCAAAACAAGTTTGTAGCTGATATGAGAATACTCGAAGAAGAAGATCCGAAACTGCATGTTGCTGTAGATCTAGGTTTCCGTGGTGCTAATATCAGGCTTATGGGTGAAGTGCAGCAGGAAATTCTTGAAGCTCAGATAATGAGTAGGTTTGGATATAGAGTGCACTTTGAGACAGGAAATATAATCTATAAGGAAACTGTGACAGAGGCAGTTGAAGGTATTGGCCACTTCGAACCACTTAAGCATTATGCTGAAGTGCATCTAATCATTAGGCCAGGTGAACGCGGAAGTGGCATTGCCACAGATAGCATTATCCCAGAGGATGTCCTCAGTAGAAATTGGCAGAATTTAATACTATCGCATCTGGACGAGAGAATGTTCCGAGGTGTGCTGATCGGGGCACCTATCACGGACATACGCATTACACTTGCGGCAGGAAAAGCGCATGAAAAGCACACAGAGGGTGGAGACTTTAGACAGGCAACCTATAGAGCAGTTAGAAATGGGCTGCTGCATGCCAAGTGCCACATACTAGAACCTTGGTTCAGCTTTGAGATAAAACTACCCAGTGCTAATATCGGAATGGCGATGACTGATATAAGAAATGCATCGGGGGCGTTTGATGAGCCAATTATTGACGGAGATATGTCTACTTTAATTGGGAAGGCGCCGGCAGTAGCACTAATTGACTATCAGAGAAAGCTTGCTTCGTACACAGGTGGCAGAGGATATATTAGCTGTATGCTAATCGGATATGACTTTTGCCACAATGAATCTGAGGTTATAGAAGAGTCCGAGTACGAGCAAGATAAGGATGAATTAGAAACCGGAGATTCGATATTCTGCTATCATGGGGCTGGGAGAACAGTTAAATGGGATGAGGTTCAAGACTTCATGCATCTTCCATTTGCGCTTGAGAAGGAGACTGATTCAAATAAAAGAGAAGATTCAGCGAGAGCTGAAACGATGGCAGCCGGTCGGAAGCTGGCTAGCGATGCAGAGCTGTTAGCAATATTTGAGAAGACATACGGTAAAATTTCAAAGGGCAATGCAGTGAAGCGTAAGGCAAAGCCGAAAGGATCCGATTACCATGCTATGGAGATGCAAAAACGTTCTCTTCATAGGCTCGAAAGGGTTGGTAGTCCGGATACACACTTCATCATAGATGGCTATAACCTCATAAATGCTGACAAGCATATGAAAGAACTTTCTAAGGCTGATATTGGGGCGGCCAGGGATCATCTGATAAATATTCTTGCGAATTATCGCGGATATCTAGGATGCAAGATGACTATCGTCTTTGATGCGTACAGAGTGCCATACAGCTTCGGAAGAAAATATAAAGTAAGTGATACCGAAGTCGTGTATACTAAGGAAAATGAGACAGCAGATGCATATATCGCTGAGCTTACAAAAGAGATTGGGAAACGAGAAAGTATTACGGTGGTATCATCTGATGCACTCGTTCAAGAGATGTCGCTAGGACACGGCGCTCTCAGGATATCATCTAGGGAGTTCCTAATTGACATCGAAACAGCTCTGCAGGAGATTAGGGAGTTCCTCGATGAAAATAGATAG
- a CDS encoding deoxyribonuclease IV — MEKYLGCHLSSSDGFEAMGKAALSIGANTFAFFTRNPRGGKAKAIDEADAQALIKLMDEHNFGKLVAHAPYTLNPCSGKESVREFARTCMLEDLKRMEYLPGNYYNFHPGSHVGQGSELGIQMIVDTLNHVMWEDQHTVVLLETMAGKGSEIGKNFEELREIIDGVKIKDKIGVCLDTCHISDAGYDVKNDFAGVLEEFDRIIGLDRLCALHINDSKNPMGAAKDRHEKIGGGEIGLEAMMSVVNNPHIVGLPCILETPQEDLEGYAREIETLR, encoded by the coding sequence ATGGAGAAATATTTGGGATGCCACCTATCGTCTTCGGATGGGTTTGAAGCGATGGGGAAAGCTGCACTTTCGATTGGTGCAAATACATTTGCGTTTTTTACTAGAAATCCACGTGGTGGTAAGGCGAAGGCAATCGATGAAGCCGATGCACAGGCTTTGATAAAGCTGATGGATGAGCACAACTTCGGAAAGCTTGTAGCTCACGCACCGTACACGCTAAATCCATGCTCGGGTAAGGAAAGCGTGAGGGAATTTGCACGAACATGCATGCTAGAAGATCTAAAGCGAATGGAATATTTGCCAGGAAACTACTATAATTTCCATCCTGGCAGTCACGTTGGCCAAGGCAGTGAACTGGGAATACAGATGATTGTTGATACGCTTAACCACGTGATGTGGGAGGACCAGCATACAGTAGTGCTACTCGAGACAATGGCTGGCAAGGGTAGTGAAATAGGTAAAAATTTTGAAGAGCTTCGTGAGATTATCGATGGGGTGAAAATCAAAGACAAGATAGGGGTTTGCCTTGATACATGCCATATAAGTGATGCGGGATATGATGTGAAGAATGACTTCGCTGGAGTGCTGGAAGAGTTCGATAGAATTATAGGGTTAGATAGATTATGTGCGCTACATATCAACGATAGCAAGAATCCTATGGGGGCGGCAAAGGATAGGCACGAGAAGATTGGAGGCGGAGAGATAGGTCTTGAGGCAATGATGTCAGTAGTTAATAATCCGCACATAGTAGGGCTTCCGTGCATCCTCGAGACTCCGCAGGAAGACCTCGAAGGTTATGCAAGAGAGATTGAGACACTTAGATGA
- the prmA gene encoding 50S ribosomal protein L11 methyltransferase yields the protein MKYYEIKIEVSEIGIEPMLGALICEGIDTAEVNDPADALFMNDQLGDTDYLAPEDFEKESSKAPSIIVYTADDRAADGTVDAVNKAVNAVRKNAENGFFGTTAADLGSLKATVRVRDDEEWKDRWKEFLKPVNIGYSYIAAPPWIDMTDYLQEFESDREVIRINPGMAFGTGLHETTSLSADLLESYIDEGDKVLDVGCGTGILSILASKLGASEVLGIDIDEEAVAASIENCKSNDVHNVDIKKADLTAGVDFKADIVVANLLTNLVVRLTGDIRNHLNCGGRYIMSGILTTQQNKVIAVLKENGFEMLAVAELGEWCAIAAELI from the coding sequence ATGAAATATTACGAGATAAAAATTGAAGTATCGGAGATTGGAATTGAGCCAATGCTTGGTGCGCTCATATGCGAAGGAATAGATACTGCTGAAGTAAACGATCCTGCAGATGCTCTGTTTATGAATGACCAACTTGGGGATACGGATTATCTAGCGCCAGAGGATTTTGAAAAGGAGAGCAGCAAGGCTCCAAGCATTATAGTATATACAGCAGATGATAGAGCGGCTGATGGCACTGTTGATGCGGTGAATAAGGCGGTAAATGCAGTTAGGAAAAATGCAGAAAATGGTTTTTTCGGTACTACTGCTGCTGATCTCGGATCATTAAAGGCAACAGTGCGTGTCAGAGATGACGAAGAGTGGAAAGACCGCTGGAAGGAATTCCTTAAACCGGTGAACATAGGATATAGCTATATAGCTGCTCCACCATGGATAGATATGACTGACTATTTACAAGAATTTGAATCTGATAGAGAGGTTATACGTATAAACCCGGGCATGGCCTTTGGAACCGGCCTTCATGAGACTACCTCGCTGTCAGCGGATTTACTAGAATCCTATATCGATGAAGGCGATAAGGTCCTGGACGTTGGCTGCGGCACAGGAATCCTATCTATATTAGCTAGTAAGCTCGGAGCTAGTGAAGTGCTAGGTATAGATATCGATGAAGAGGCTGTGGCTGCTTCAATAGAAAACTGCAAGAGCAATGATGTACACAATGTGGATATAAAAAAAGCTGATTTGACAGCAGGAGTAGACTTTAAGGCAGATATAGTAGTAGCCAACCTGCTTACTAATCTTGTTGTTCGCCTTACCGGTGATATTCGCAATCACCTTAATTGTGGCGGAAGATATATTATGTCTGGTATACTAACTACTCAGCAGAATAAAGTGATTGCGGTACTTAAGGAGAATGGTTTTGAAATGTTAGCCGTTGCAGAACTAGGCGAATGGTGTGCAATCGCAGCTGAACTTATATAA